The Elaeis guineensis isolate ETL-2024a chromosome 5, EG11, whole genome shotgun sequence DNA segment CACCCCCTCTCACCCCCCGGCCCCACCACCATCCTCCCAGCCCCCCCACCCTCTCCGCCACCATCTTCTAGGGCCCCCCCTCCCTCCatggtaagattttttttttccatataaAACCTCCCCCTCCCCTCCGCCACCATCCTCTCAGCGTCCCCTCCCCCCTCTGGCCTCGCCACTATCCTCTCAGGCCCCCCTCCTCTCCACCACCGTCTTCTGAGGCCCCCCCTTCCCTCTGtgataagaaaaaattttttttttcatataaaacgTCTCCCCCTCCATCACCATCCTCTCAGGGGCCCCTTTCCCTCCGCCACTGTCCTCTTAGGATCCCCCCCCTCCACTGTAAGACACCCCTCAGCCTTTGATGCCATCCACTGGATCATCCTCTCAGCCCGccccaccccctcccccccccccaacaTGCCTCCATTCcgtctcctcctcttccttcatCTTATTAACCTCCTCCGTCCCCTTATTAATTTTAAACTTTATGTTGGTTTAACATATAATTTgctaaaatatttactaaaatttgctaaaatatataataaaaaatatgttatttTTCTTGTCATAATACTATGATTTAGATGGATCACTGTCAGAAGAGTTGCTTCCAAAATTAGCATCTATCATTGCAATGTACATCAACCTTCATAGGGCCATTATTTCATTAGCTGGTATATTGCATACATATTgtattaatttattgattaagAGAAGTAACAAGAGAAAAATGATTGATCTTGGTGAGTATGATAGATACAAGATTAGAAAAATTAGTTTAAGAAagattatatttgattttgagctgGCATGTACAAAAATAGCACATGGATAGGAGAAGTTTCCATACATTATGTGATATATTACAAAGTACTGAAAGATTGTCGACTACTAAAAATATGTTGTTGAGGAGATGGTTGCTatatttttacatatattagCTCACTATGTTAAGAATAGAGTCATTAAAAGACAGTTTGTAAGGAGTGGTGAGACAATTAGTAGGTAGTTCACAGCTGTGCTAAAGTTATTCTTCTTTGCCATGAAATATTGCTCAAGAAATCAAAGCCATTCTTGATAACTCAACTAACTACAGATGAAAATGGTTCAAGATAATTTTTCTAATTATGTGGATAAATATTATGttacttttaaattatttaagaatactttatattaacataatgataatatttttttattgtagaATTGTCTAGTGCCTTAGATGGGACATACATTAGATGCACTGTCATTGACATTGACAAGCCTAGGTACAGAACAAGAAAAGATGAAATAGCTATAAATATTCTAGGAGTTTGTAGTCAAGATATGCAATTCATTTATATTTTATCTAGTTAGGAAGGATCAGCTGCAGATGGTAGAGTACTAAGAGATGGTTATCAAGAAGAAAAGGTTTAAAAGTACCACAAGATAATAGTTCTAGTTATTTCAAACTTGTTTTCATCTATATGTTGAACTTATTTTCTCACAAGATTTTTACTTATGTTAGGTTTTTATTACTTGTGTGATGCTGGATATATAAATGGAAAAGATTTTTAACTCTATATAGAGGTCAATGATATCATTTGAATGATTGGAGACAAAATCATCAACCGACAACACTACAAGAATACTTTAACTATAGGCACTCATCTACTAGAAATATCATCGATAGATGCTTCGATTTTCTTAAAATGAAATGGCGATTCTTAGAGAGAAGTCATTTTATCCAGTAAAAATACAAACAAGAATCGTTAATGCTGTGCTCTTCTTCATAACATATTAGAAGATAGATGTCAATTGATCCAATTGAAGATGAGATGCCTGATGTCTCCTAACAGAACAAAATAGCAATGAAGAAGAAATCATTAATCACATTGTGAGTACAAATGCTTGGATCAATTTAGGGATGACTTGGTGCAAGAAATGTGGGACCAATTCAGAGCTTGAAGAAATTCTTAATACTATTGTAAATTTTGCTATGTATTACTATTTGATGTATTCGAGTCTTTCTTTAATATGAACCTTGTTGCAAATTTAATATGAACCTTGTTACTGTCATTTGGAATATGGATGCTTATTACTGTTATTTTCGGATTGTTTATCTTTATTCAACTTATTATTGTTGTTATTTAAATTTGCAATATGAACATATATTATCTTTTGTATTAAAGAATTATCTTTTAATATGGATGCTTTTTTAAGTCAAAGGAGGAATTAGGAGAAAAGCATCAATGGAATGTGAAGCAAGATACTATACTAATGGATGTCTACTCGATTTGAAAAATGATCCTATGTGAAGGGGAGAAGGTGGCAATTTCAAGGTCAGGTTCTTATCTTAATTGGAGAAGATGATGGCAAACAAGATACCTAATTGTAGCATTAAGGCTCGCCACACATTCATTCAAGGTTCAAGTTGTTGAAACAACAATATGGTGCTATTTATGATATGTTGAATACATCAGGATTTGGATGGGATGATACAAAAAATGTATTTATGATCAAGATATATGGGACAACTGGGTCAAGGTAAATGCAcaacatattaattaattttttattcttatttaatttttgatgcTTTAGGTATAGTTTGCTCAGTTTATATTGGTTCATTATGATAGATCATTTCAAGCATCTGATCTTTGGAACAAGCATTCTTACACTTGGAGGAACTCTCGATCATATTTGGAAAAAATCATGCAATAGATCAAGGGCTGAGGATCCTGCAGATGCAGTCAATGAAATCCTTACGAAGCAATGAATAATGAAGAGGAGGTCCAGTTTGTAGATCCTACTGGATTTGAGAGTAATAGCTTCATTTCTCAAACTCCTATTGGACATGTTCAACAGAGTGCTTCTTCatcaagatcaagaaaaggaaggTTTCTAATAAGGAAGAAGTTGCTTTTATAGGCATTTTGATTGAAACTGTAAACAATCTGGAGTAATATGTCAAAGTTCAAATAAAGGTATTGATAAGTTGGCAGATTATTTCCAATTCCTTAAAATGATtaagagatgaagaagaagattTATGAGGCAATAGCTAAGATTGAAGATTTGGGGCTGCATGAGTCGTTGATGGTTAAAGCTGAATTGATAATTGCTCGCGATAGTGCAAGTCTGACTTACTTCTTTTCACTACCTCAGAGATTGGAAAAATATCATGTATTAGATGTTCTTGGTTTGAATCCTAGTTAAGACATTTATGTTGCTAGTTGTGGTTGCTTTGATGCCGTGGTTGTTTGGTTGGTTTATTTATGGTAGTTTGGTATGAATATTTGGTTAGCTAGAGGATAGTTTTATTAATAGTTTTGGATTTGAACATACTAACTTTTGTGTTGTGTAGTTGTTCTAACAAACTACAAATATTTTTTGCTGAGATAGTTAGGAgtattttgaaatttcaaaagatgatatttatattatgttaCCATTCAGATTGTTGTTTGATTGTTTGTATTATGTTACTATTCAGTTTGTTATTGGATTGTATGTCAGTAATTTTTATTATGTATGCTGCATATTTAGATCCTGTCTGTTCCATTTTTTCTTGTTACcagcaattttattttatttttgtacttATAGAATGCGAATTGCCGATACCCTCAAGGCTGTTGCATTGCTGAACCATCAATCTCTGCCTCATTCACTTTTTAATAGGATGAGTATTATTCTCCTTCCAATGCCGCTTTAGAAGAGGTGTTGTCTCTATAATACAAGGATACCTTTCGGTTTAAAAGGAAATTCTAAAATAATTAATAGGACATGGAACTCTAACCAAGTCATTTTTCACCAACATCAGCCCTGTAAAGCACCACTCAATTTGCACCATGAATAACATGCCTTTCATATGGCAATGTGCATCCAGTTTTGAAAATAGTTGCAGAGGTCAATAGGAGATTGGATACAAATCAATGGCTGCACCCTGttttattttgtattaaataccTTTTCTTCTCTCCTGGAAGAATGGATGAGAGGGGATTATgtcccatttattgatttttattagaaGCAGCAAGAAATTATATTTTGGTCAATAAAATTATTTGTTTGCATGGCACAGCAAACAAAAACATGCATCAATATATCTTACAGGACAATGCTCTGCAGATTAGCAAACGAAAACAGTCGCATGGTTtttgctcaagaaagaattctatgGATGACTATGATTCAATCAAATCATAATTGTTTGAAATTAAAACTAAGAACAGAAAAAATCCCTGTCCTGTTGCACTTGCATCTGGAAATAACATGATGGAAAACACAGATAACCAGATGGTGTACTTGCATCtggatttaaacatcttttgctACTGTCTTGTTGGAAAGCCGAAGTCTTCACAAATGACATTATACTTAACAAGAATTGCTTAGATTTGGAAATTATACTCTTTTACACCTTGAATTTATAAAACTTTCACAAAAAGGTATCAGTTTAACTTTCAGCACAAAGTCGTTCATCGTAGCTTCCAGTGGTTTGAGTCTTTCAGGTTGTAGCTATGCAGCAAATGTACAGGTAGTCAGATTATTCTAACAAATGAATATTCTCTCGTATACACAATGCTAACACCGACTATGCTAATACGGACAGCATATAAAGTTTGGCAAGAAATACTATCTACTTCCAATCATAGTTGTCTTTCTCGATGtgaaatctcaaaagaaaaaaaaaaaaattggtcaaaaatattaattatcaaaTAGTCACAAGATCTAAAGTAAGTTATTGATAAAATCATTACAAATAACGAGCACTGAAATATAAAATCAAACATTCAAtcactataaaaaattaaaatcacaaaatttgatttaaaaatattttaaaaatttgatattatattacagataatctgattgtcatacgaaacacagtaatcaacattactgtaATATTACCTGTGTATACCTAATATAGTAATTAAGATTACGGATAATTTAATCAGTGGCAATCTATCTTGTAGGCAATTCACGTTACCTTTCAGAATTACCTGGCGAtgtaccaaatgcaaccttaaaGATATTTAAGtggttagaagaaaaaaaaaagcactaatctaatttttaacaaataaaatatatattagtcCTAAAATTGTCATCCAAAATTTAGCGTACTACATGCAGCGAGATCAATTTAATTGCGGTAGATGAAAAGACCTTATTGGATCAGAATGCAAGAGATCCAACTAAAATCTCGAAAAACCTAATATTGGGATAGGTTTCCGTCACTTAATCGACTACTCTGGCTTCTTGTCTATGGGCCGAGTAAGAAAACTATACTGATTAACCGACAATCAATCTGACTCAGATATACAAAATTTCTCCTCAGCTGGATAGATGTCGAGCGCCGTCGCTGACATCCAACCTACTGAAGATTGGTCGCTTTGATCGGCACCATTCCGACTATAATAAATATGCCTTCCACGACTGCTCGATCTGTAACCGACTTAATCATCGGTTAACAGTCGATTACACCAATCGAAGACAAGATAGCTCAGCAATTCCATCCTGCCGATGTGGATAAAATGGATCTCTGCTGACTAACTAGGCATCGAATGTGGCCATCATACGACTGTGACAGGCCACATCAAGATCATGTCACTCAGGCACTATGCCCGATCGGCTAGTTGCGTGCTGTGATGGAATATTACGATCTCATTAAATACACCCTCAGGATCATTTATTAGGCCTCATATCCGATGGCGTCTGCCGTCATGAGCGTGCTGAATAGAAAGCACGCTCGCTGTCGACAATTAAAGACGCCCACGAGGCATCATGCGCATCACATGATAAGACATGATCGCCTATCCTCTCATCATTCATTTGCTCCCTTTATAAATGAGATAAGAGGGGACCCCTCTAGGTATGCATAGATGCACAATCTTAAAATCCAAATGCTCTACTATTTTTTCCTCTAAAGTTATTCATTGATTTGAGCGTTAGAGAGTCTTTATCGAAGCCATTTCTGATGGAACTTATTTTGTAAATCTTTTTTTTGATATCGAGCGAAACTCATCTCACTTTAAACTCTATTATGTCCTTCATCTTAATTTTAACTGTATATATTTTCTCCAACAACAATACATCATTCATTAGCAACTCTATTATCAATTGACAGGCACGTCTCCTGATCAGCTTCCGACTGACCATCGATTACCCACCGAAGCAAGGCTGCAACACCTAGCGTTCAaaacaatattttttataaataaaaaagcaTAATTAAAGAGCCGAAGCCAAGCCTACAGGAAATATAAAGACAGAAGGCCGGTCGCGTTCTCGGCGTTGAACTTCAAACGGTAGCGCCCGACAGACGGAGATATAaaaggaagaggaaggaagagagaggggctgagaagaggaagaggagatggGGGTGGATTATTACAAGACCCTCGGCGTCAACCGGAACGCCAAGGATGACGACCTCAAGAAGGCCTACCGCAAGCTCGCCATGAAATGGCACCCCGACAAGAACCCCAACAACAAGAAAGACGCTGAGGCCAAGTTCAAGCAAATCTCCGAAGCCTACGATGTCcgtatctctctccctctctcttcgatTTTTTGTTCTTCTCTCGTGGGCCAAAAACCCTACGTTAAACCCTAGAGCTTGATCCGTTGCTGGTTTTTCCTCTCCTCCTGAAATTAGGTTTTGAGCGATCCGCAAAAGAGGGCGATCTACGATCAGTACGGAGAGGACGGGCTTAAGGGGCAGGTCCCCCCGCCTACCGGCGGGGCCTCGGGGTTCCCCGGCGGCGCTGCCCATTTCCAGTTCAACCCCCGGAGCGCCGACGAGATCTTTTCCGAGTTCTTCGGCTTCTCCAGCCCGTTCGGCACCGGCGGCGGCCGGGGGATGGGGGACGCTGCCGCCGGTGGGTCCCGCGGCGGCGGCGGTCCGTTCCCCGGAGGCATCTTTGGGGAGGATATATTCGCGGCGTTCGGGGGAGGGAGAGGGGGCGCGGAGGCGTCCGCCAGGAAGGCGCCGCAGATCGAGCGGACATTGGTTTGTAGCCTTGAGGATCTATACAAGGGGAAGACGAAGAAAATGAGGATCTCGAGGGATGTGATGGACTCCAATGGGTGATTTGAATTGCTCAATTTCTTCATCAAATTCTTTTTGCTGTTCATGTTGTTTTGATTCTCTTATATAATTGTATATCTTGTGCATTGCATCATTGTAATGAGATTTAGCTAACCCAGAAATTAGGTTGATGTAGCTACCATATTGTACTATATGGGATCCTCCTATCGTTGGCCCAATAAATGTGGTTCAGAACCCGGTATCTGTAGGGGAATTAGAGTCACGTTGATCTGGTATAATGGATAACTGCTTGAAGATTTTTTTTGCATCATGCACTGTTTAATAAGCTTTAATACACTACAATGCTGTACAGCATTATTGCATCTTAGGTGGTTAAAAGCCATATATGCAATGCAACATCGTCACTTTAATAAGTAACTTCTCAGTTTTTCTACATTGCATTGATATCTCGAGTGGGTGAAGGAATACACCAATATATCTTAGGGCCACTGCATATTACTTTCTTTGTATAACTATGTGCTCACAAGAAGTAGTAGCATTTTTAAATATTGTCCtaaatatacaatttaagatgaGACTAGCCACAAAATTCATCCAAAGTGGCACCAGATCCACTCAGCTATGCTGAGAGCTATTACATGAGAGTCTATTGATGATTACTGTTTACAGTCCATAATGCATCTACACCTATGGGCATGAGAGGTTACATGCTATTATCAACGACATGGTCTATAGGCTATATTTCTATAGTATGGTTGACAGCAATCTACATTGACAGCATATTAGCAGGATGCTCAACATTTTAGCTGTGTAGCGGACAGATAACATCTGGTAAAAAGTGGACTGGTTATATGCTTCATTCAGTCGGTATCGTTTTGACATGGTGCATGGAGATGCATGTTATTTTGTGGCAATGTGTCATTTATTATCTTGAAGATTTGTAGCATTGTGTGTAGAGTCCCAATTATCAGAGTTTCTTGTGTGaagtctttaatttttttcatctcttACTTGATGGTTAAAGTCAAATTGTATATGCTTATGGTTTTAAAAATCttgagattctttgattttattacCATACCATATGCGTTCTTCAGTTTTATTACCATACCATATGCATTATATTCTTTGATATAATGCTTCCTATGATTATGTTTAGAATTGCCATCATGCTTATCCAAGATAAATAGATGATTTGAGATGTATGATTTGTCAAGTCAAATGTATGGTTTAGTGTTTCAGCCATacaatttggcatagctaggaaAGAATGTGAGGTGAGAAAGATCGAAGGGCAGTCCCTTGCTCTTAACTCCCTAGCACCGTAATAGAGAACTCCCTAACTTTGTGGGAAGTAAGAAAACACTAATAGGTGCTGTTTGGTATATCATCAGTAATATAATCAATAGGATGATGTGATCATCGGAGTGATGTGAGTACTGGGGTGATGTGCTAATACTGGGGTGATGTGTGATCATTGTGGTTGGCATATCACTAGAATATCACTACGAATAAAACTTCACGGTGTTTGGTATATCATCAAGTAGTAATAGTGATAatgtataaaatatcataaatagtctTACACATTAGTATGTAATAATTACTCTACAACTTGATTAAACATTCTTTATTCACAGCTCCTCACAAAAacatgtattattattattattggtatttattttgattagactatcaaaatgatattacgataatattatatataatcgaGCTTGGCTAGGCTTAGCCAATTTTGACCATCAATATCAGAGTTGTCCGTGAGGAATGATTTAGTCCATcaaaataaaatgaagaaaagaaaagcgTGATGGGTTTAGTATGATCCATCCATGCCAATTAACTATACCggcctataaaaataaaataggcatccaataaataaataaaaggcatCCATGCTATTTAACTAAACttgtcaataaaaataaaatagacatTTAGTAGATAAATAAAAGAGGatgttcttttatttttatatcacatcCTACCAAACAGTACCTAAGAAGTTTAGTAGATAACTGAAAATAGATTGATTTCTTCATTCATCATTGACAAAGCCTCATAGTAACTCATTCTTAACTCTGAAATTAGGATTCTGTATTTTATTAGTCATGAGTATtagttccttttcttttcttacaTGCCAATCTATGGCCCCTTAAATTTTGCAACTTGGGGAGCATGGAGTAGGTTTTGTTCGAGCAACACATAACAGTGATAATTGtacatgtttatttcacttaaaCATAACTAAAGGCCATATTGGTCATTTGATTCCTTATGCATGAATTATATTCTTACTCCTTGTATTGAGTTCATGTATTGGCACAAAAATTGATGACACATTTTTTCCTTATAATCTACATGAGTGTTGCCTATACCTAAGTAGGTATGTTAGTGTCATACACTGGTAGAAGGTGTCTCGCTGATACAGTTTACTTTGTATAGAAAGTGTTCAGTCATATGCCTTGTTAAGTTTGGACTAGTGATCAGAAGAATTAAGTGCCAATATGTTTCTTATGAGATATTAGTAACGAAGAGGCTAAACACATAAAATATAAGGGAACATCAAGTGCTGATGCTGGCCAAATATTGCATAGATAAGCCATAAGAGGTGTGACTTATAAGTTCGATTTATCAATCTGGACACTGATTCATATATGGACCCTAAGCCTTGTGATAATGGTTCTACTGTTTCCTGATTTTCATTTGACTTCCTTTGATATGTTCAAGTTAGCTTCTGCTTTCGAGATAAATATATCAGGACATTGGATCTGATTGTAATCATGAGATTACACCTTCATAGCATTTATAGAATGATTTAagatgcccttttttttttttttttgtttggggggttgggggggggggggggagttgAATTTCTACTGTTTCCTGATTTTCGTTTGACTTCCTTAGATATGTTCAAGTTTGCTTGTGGTTTAGAGATAAATATATCAGGACATCGAGTTCTTTCAGATCTGGTTGTCATAATTATGTGATCACACCTTCGTAGCATTTAGCATTGATAGAATGATTTAGGAACACACCAGGggccgggggggggggggtgggctgTTGCACATTGGACCATAAATGTCTCTGCATGAAACATTATGATGCGGGATATTGCTTTGTTGATGCAGGCAATTCTGTTTGCCACTAAATGGAACCCTTTGTGTCACGTTGATAGGTCATAGGTATGGTATGCACCACATTTATGGTATCAGTTTCGGGTCTTGTTTCGCTAAAGCAGTAACACTGAAGCATTTTGGCCGTGAACTTGGTCAAAATGTTCTAAATCAAATATTGGGCGATCAAAAGTTGCTTCTTGTGCTTAGTTCACTGTATTAACAATGCATTTTCAGTCTGTATTGGCAAATACGTGAACACAATTTCAAGCTCCATGTACTTGGCTGAGGTTTTCCATGTAGTGCAATTGACAAAACAATCATACCATTTTTGTTGTGTCTTTTCTCACCTCTTGAAGTGCACATGATACAAGTTTCTATATTAGCTCCTATCACTATTCAATTTTGGCATATTTATAAGGGAACCATCCAGAATAGTTAATAGCACCTTCAGATCTATTCTTACAAAATTTATGATGCCTTGCCCATCCTTTTAAGTGATTTTAACTTAATCTTTGAACTCTTCTCTGGTTAACAAGGCCTCTACATCTTGGGGGGAAAGCATGTCACCTAGGTTACCCATTAGTAAGTTGAGGATGAAATGCTCCAGTGTGCTTCCCATGTAACATATTGATAAGATGTCATTTCtcttaaatatttaaagataATGATTACCTCTATGAGCAAATACTTTTCTTCAAACAACTCCTGAATACCACTCACCCATGCTCTAAATTCATCTAGTTGAAGATTGAATCTGGACTAGCCACTAGAACATAAAAACTGTTGGCTGTTGAATCTAGGTCCATCAGCTTCTGTACTTGGTAACATTACATGTCTGCAATGTGATTTTACACCAAACAAGCTATAAATGCAGCTCTCCAGTTTGTGCAGTTGTCATTATACAAGAGGTATGTGCGGTTGCCACTGGTTACTGCAGTATTGATTCAGTATACTGctcaaattatttatttttctttatttatagAAACTCATATGCCGAAACAAATAATTAGACAAAGGTAAATTGCACACCTAACTTTTTCCAATTATCTGTAGTGTTAGTCGGAGTTTGGTCCAAGTTAATGTCTCTATTGGAAATACTGGCATACAGCACAAAATTGGTTGATCTCTAACTAAGAATGAATTTGAGATGTTTGATTTTGTTGTTGATGAATCTACGTCTGGTGAAATGCAGTTACCCTTGCTTTTTATTGCTCCCTATCCTATATTTTCCTTTTAtccaaaaatatattatatttatttgttaCCAAATCTAAGAAATGCATAACCCTTTTTTTGAATGTGAGTgcctttttgttgttgttgttgtcttTGTTTGTTGGGAGGAGGGGGTGGGTGGGTTGGGTTCCTGCATCCTGCAAATTTGTTTATACTTCAGTTTGGGGTGAAAGGTCCTGTTGTTTATACTTAATAATTATCATAATTGCAGCAGAGAGAGTTCCATAGGATGACAACAGAGGAGGAAAGCCAACAATCTGGTTGATATCTTATACATTTCTTTTGTAGGAGGCCGGCTAGTGTGGAGGAGATTTTGACTATTGACATCAAGCCTGGCTGGAAGAAGGGTACAAAGATCACATTCCCAGAGAAAGGCAATGAGCAGCGCAGTTTAGTACCTGCAGATCTGGTTTTCATCATTGATGAAAGACCTCATGGCATCTTTAAGAGGGAAGGGAATGATTTGATCGTCACCCAGAAGATCTCACTTGTTGAAGCTCTCACAGGTTATGTCGTACAGCTGACAACTCTCGATGGTCGAAGTCTAACTATTCCCATCGATACCATAATCAGTCCCACTTATGAGGAAATTGTTCAAGGTGAAGGGATGCCAATTACAAAAGAGCCATCTAAGAAAGGAAACTTAAGGATTAAATTTCAAATCAAGTTCCCCTCTAAACTTACACCAGAGCAAAAGGCAGGCATCAAGCAGTTGTTAGCTCCTTCTTGACTGATTTATGCTTATTCGTTCTTGTAATTTTGTTGAATACTTCAGCTCCCATATCGTGGCTTTGTGAAGAAACTGTGGCAGTGCAagctttttttttcattatttatttatttgtaatGAACTCTAGCAGAACTGACCTTATAGTTTGGTTAGTAGTTGATATAGTGCTTGATTTCATTTTTCCTTAGTTGATTCTGTCATGTACCAACATTTCCAGGGTCCAAGTCTCAGGTGACCCCAAATTACAGAGAAGAATGACCGTCTCTTCTTAACATGATGCTTGAATTTGGAGCTTGCAGCCTGGAAGCATTTAGCAGCGTGCAACAAAAAATGATGATATATCATGGAGCTGCAATGGATAACTATATGTTCTTTTGTAATTGTCAGGTTTTATGCAGACGCCCTCTCAGACCATTCAACTATTCTATGGTAATTGTTTTGTGTCAGCATGGCTGTCTCCTTTTGGTAAGATGCAGCAATAATCTGTGCCTAAAATTTCACCTGCAGTTATTGGGGAACCGATATGCCATGGCAGGTTGGTTTATTACGGGAAATACAGCAGACTTTGGGAATGCAGTGGGGTTGAAATTATGTAATGACTGAAGTTATGCAGCTTTTGAAATCTAGTTTCATGGCAGGAGCTTTGTTTTTGAGGTGAAGAAACGATACATCACGGAGCATGCTTCTGGAGTTTCTTCCCTTTTAAAACATTTTAGAATGATTGTCAATGTTTTGATGAATAAAAGCTTGGATACTGCAGCATTAGATTCCCGGTGGC contains these protein-coding regions:
- the LOC105044606 gene encoding uncharacterized protein, with the protein product MGVDYYKTLGVNRNAKDDDLKKAYRKLAMKWHPDKNPNNKKDAEAKFKQISEAYDVLSDPQKRAIYDQYGEDGLKGQVPPPTGGASGFPGGAAHFQFNPRSADEIFSEFFGFSSPFGTGGGRGMGDAAAGGSRGGGGPFPGGIFGEDIFAAFGGGRGGAEASARKAPQIERTLVCSLEDLYKGKTKKMRISRDVMDSNGRPASVEEILTIDIKPGWKKGTKITFPEKGNEQRSLVPADLVFIIDERPHGIFKREGNDLIVTQKISLVEALTGYVVQLTTLDGRSLTIPIDTIISPTYEEIVQGEGMPITKEPSKKGNLRIKFQIKFPSKLTPEQKAGIKQLLAPS